The region GCCGCCCAGCGCCCCCTGGGCCGCGAAGAAGGCGACCAGGGCCGTCAGCGCCGTGCCCGCCCCGTACCACCCGGCCGCGCCGGGCAGGCGGGTGGCCCAGTTGCCGCGGAACGCGAGGATCCCGACCACGAACAGGGAGACGTACTGGGGCAGGTAGTTCGGGCTGGGCAGGCCCAGGACCGGCCAGTAGTAGGGGGCCGGGTTGACCCACCGCCACAGGAACGAGACCACGGCCAGCGCCAGGGTGAACCCCACCACCGGCCACAGCCAGCGCAGCCGCGCGTCGTCGGCCGGGCGGGGCTCCGGGGCCCGGCCGCGGTCCCGGCGCAGCCGCCGGACCAGCGCGTAGGCCAGGCCGAAGACCAGCAGCACCTCCACGAACCACATCGGGCCCGGGTCGTAGGCCACGATCGCGAACAGCCAGAACGGCATGTCGCCGGCCAGGCCCTGGGCCACCGCGTCCTGGTAGGGCGGGATCATCAGCAGCGGCCGCACCAGCAGCACGAACAGCAGGAAGGGCACCCCCAGGCGGACCAGGCGCTCGCGCACGAACCCGCGCACACCCCTGCGGTCCGCCGAACCGGGCGTGAAGTAGCCCGCCAGCAGGAAGAACAGGCCCATGAAGTAGGTCTGGTTGAGGACGATGAACAGGTCCAGCAGCCCGGCCGAGGCGTCCCCCACCGGTTCCAGGTAGAACCACACGGGGATGTTGCTGTAGGTCAGGGCCGCGTGGTGGAGCACGACCAGGATGGTCAGCGCCACCCGCAGGTTGTCGATGTAGTGCAGGCGGGTGCGGGGCCCGCCGCCGGGTCCGGCGGCGGTGCTGGGTGGGGCGTGCTGTGACATGGTGTCCTCGTCCAAGGGGATGGGGGGTACGGCTCAGTCGGGCCGCACCGCGCGTACCAACAGGTCTGCGAGCTCGCGGGCGTGGGCGAGCAGGTCGGTCTCGGGGCGGGAGATCCAGTAGCCGAACATCGCGTCGATGGCCGACTGCTGGGTGACCGCCATGACCCGGACGTCGAATTCGCGCAGCTCCCCGCGCGCCTGCCCCTCGCGGTAGAGCCCCTCCAGGGACTCGTACAGGGGCTCGGCGGCCACGGCGCCGTAGCGGGGGACCCCGTCGGCGCCGCGGTCGTGCACGAAGATCTCGGTGAGCGCGCGCAGCCGGTCCGGGTGGGCCAGGGCGTACTCGGCCACTCCCAGGACATGGGCGCGGACGACGTCGGTGGCGCTCTCCTGCTCGGCGAGCCGGGGCAGGAGCGTGTCGGCGATCTCGGTGTACACCGTGACGACCACTTGGTCCACCAGTTCGTCCTTTCCCGCGAAGTGGTAGGAGATGACTCCCTTGCTGACGCCCGCCGTGGCGGCGATCCGGGCCAGGGAGGCCTTCGGGAAGCCCACCTCGGCGATGGTCTCGACCGCCGCCGCGATGATCTGCTTCCGCCGGGCCTCCTCGATGAAGGACCTCTTCTGACCGCCCGTCTCATTTTTTGACCGCATGGCCAGAATCTAACACGGGCGGCCTGGAATCCATCGGGGATGCCCCTGAGCCGCCCCCGACCCGCCCCCGGGGTCCGGATGCGGAAAACCCCTCGCCCCGCATCGGCCGTGCGGCTAGCGTCCCCGGCATGGACACCGACCCCAAGGAGACCGTGCGGCGCGGCTACGACGCCCTGTCCCACCGCTACGACGAGGCCTTCGGCACCGATGCCAAGTACGGGCCGTGGATCGCCGACCTCCTGGGCCGGCTGCCCGGGCA is a window of Nocardiopsis changdeensis DNA encoding:
- a CDS encoding acyltransferase family protein; translation: MSQHAPPSTAAGPGGGPRTRLHYIDNLRVALTILVVLHHAALTYSNIPVWFYLEPVGDASAGLLDLFIVLNQTYFMGLFFLLAGYFTPGSADRRGVRGFVRERLVRLGVPFLLFVLLVRPLLMIPPYQDAVAQGLAGDMPFWLFAIVAYDPGPMWFVEVLLVFGLAYALVRRLRRDRGRAPEPRPADDARLRWLWPVVGFTLALAVVSFLWRWVNPAPYYWPVLGLPSPNYLPQYVSLFVVGILAFRGNWATRLPGAAGWYGAGTALTALVAFFAAQGALGGAEAAAGTPQALALMVLETFLSVGTILALLVFFRRFVAGGGPLSRFLSANAFAVYVLHPLVLVAGGVLLAGWEAPAAVKFLALSALAVPGCWALAAAVRAVPGVKRIL
- a CDS encoding TetR/AcrR family transcriptional regulator produces the protein MRSKNETGGQKRSFIEEARRKQIIAAAVETIAEVGFPKASLARIAATAGVSKGVISYHFAGKDELVDQVVVTVYTEIADTLLPRLAEQESATDVVRAHVLGVAEYALAHPDRLRALTEIFVHDRGADGVPRYGAVAAEPLYESLEGLYREGQARGELREFDVRVMAVTQQSAIDAMFGYWISRPETDLLAHARELADLLVRAVRPD